Proteins from a genomic interval of Physeter macrocephalus isolate SW-GA chromosome 21, ASM283717v5, whole genome shotgun sequence:
- the LOC112062648 gene encoding protein Abitram, producing MATEPKTPEAALAEEPAVPSLVDHYFTCWYKADVKGKRCEDHCILQHCNRICVITLAGSHLVLQSGKAIKSISYQISTNCSRLQNKVSGNLSGYGAQFLRELAPLCKIYCSDGEEYTMSSCVRGQLMEVNESILHKPSILQEKPSTEGYSAVVLPKFEESKSITEGLLTQKQYDDVVVKRINATTATS from the exons ATGGCTACCGAGCCCAAGACCCCTGAGGCCGCCTTGGCTGAGGAGCCCGCGGTGCCGTCGCTTGTGGATCATTACTTCACTTGCTGGTACAAAGCGG atgtCAAAGGAAAACGCTGCGAGGACCACTGTATACTACAACACTGTAACCG AATATGTGTCATCACACTGGCAGGATCCCATCTAGTTCTTCAAAGTGGAAAAGCAATTAAAAGCATTTCCTATCAAATCAGTACCAACTGTAGCAGACTTCAGAACAAAGTCTCGGGAAATTTAAGCGGGTAT GGGGCACAGTTTCTAAGAGAACTTGCACCTCTGTGTAAGATTTACTGCTCTGATGGAGAAGAATACACCATGTCTAG ctgTGTTAGAGGACAGTTGATGGAAGTGAATGAAAGCATTCTCCATAAGCCATCTATTCTTCAAGAGAAG CCATCCACCGAAGGCTACAGTGCAGTTGTGTTGCCCAAGTTTGAAGAAAGTAAAAGCATAACAGAAGGgttactgacacaaaaacagtaTGACGACGTCGTGGTGAAACGCATCAATGCCACAACAGCTACCTCATGA